The genomic window ATTGCACCCCCTATAAAAGAAGCTTTAAAAAAAACTTTTAGAGTCGTTTTTTCACATTCAAGGTTTTTCGAGTGGTCAAAAAGGTGTTTAATAACAAAGGTTGAGAAAAAGAAAGCCGCTAAAAGATCCATGGTTTGGTACCCTTGGAAAAAACCATTTTTAAAAGCTTCTATGGAGTTCATATTGCCTTCAATAGAAGATCCGTCTTTTAGACTATAAAAAGCGATGATGCCAATAAAAAGAAGCAAAAGCGGGGTTAAAAAAGTACCTAATAAATCTACAATTTTATTCTTATTGATCGTTAAAAGAAAAACTAGACAACAGAGAATACCGCTTGAAACGGCAAGAGGCGTTCCCGGCATAATTAACTCTAGTGCGCCATGAGCTACTGTTAGACATCTGGCTAAGACGCCAAAAGGACCCATTAAGGCAAGAGAGAGAAAGGTGAAAAGAAATAATCCTTTTTTTCCAAAGCAGCTAAAAAAACTTGGGAGATCTCCTTTGTAGAGCAAAATGCCTAAGACCCCAAGGAATGGAACTAGAACTCCTGTTAATAAAATACCCATGGAAGCAAATAAAATTGAGCCGCCGCAATCTTGCCCGACAGCTATAGGAAATACAAGATTTCCGGATCCAAAAAACATGGAAAAAAGGGCAAAGCCCGTACTTAAAACTAGTCCCTTGGTCTTCATACCAAAAATTCCTTTCACGTTACAAATTCATAAAAAAAAACCGCACTTTAAAGGTGCGGTTTTTTTTCGAGGCGAAAAAAAAAGCCGCAACTTAAGCGGCTTTAAGATCAACCGATAAAGAAAATCGATCACATCCGTCCCGCTTGGCTCTTGCGAGTCATAATAATTCGGATACGAATGTCATTTCGATTTAATTTATTCATAATTATAAAAAATATTTAATAATTTTATTTATTGTATACCGATAAGATCTTTTATTTCTAGCCTAAAAATGCTAAGCCCCTGTTCTTAAGAGAAAAATAAAACTTCTAATTTTAACATCATCAAGATTTTTTAAATCAAAACAGAGCCTTGTGAAGGCATTTGATTGTATTTCTAAAGCATTCTTCGGGTTTAAGACTGAGTAAAGCGAGCAAAAGCTAGCGGTTAAGTTATAGAGGGCTTTTCCAAAAGAGTGGCTAGTTTCATCTGATAAAAATTTAATTTGACAAACTGTTAAAAGAGTGGCCAGTCCGAATAATATGGACCTTGCTAATGAACCAATGGTGTTAAGGATGTTTTGGGGAAAAGAAACAAGAGATAGGGTCGCCGTTTCAAATGTCCCGTAAAAAACGGGTGGGTAAGATGAATCTATAGGAAACATAGTACTCTCCTTGTTTGAAGGTTAAATAAGGCACTTTAAAATCTTTAGAGGTTAGTTTTTTTACAGGCTTCTCATTCTCCGTAAGGACTGAACTTTTACGTTCATAAATCGGCATAATTGAGGGGAGGGCAGCCAGTTAAAAGTGTCTTTAGGCTTCTCTTTTTGAATGAGGATGTCAAGGGAGCCGTCTTCATTAAATTTTAGGTCCTCACTATCCGAAAATGGCCTATCGACTATAGGAATTTTCAGAACTTTCAAAACGAGAGGTTCTTTCGAAAGGTCTTTGAGGGGGGCTTTTCGAGAAGTTGGATGATTCGTTTTCGTCCTCACCTCATTTGTCGCATCCTTAAGGGCAAGAGGATAGCCATAAATGGTGGTTTCCTCGATCAAATCTTCTTTATTCTGGTTTAAGTTAGCAAATAAAAGCCCGCTTCCAAAGATAGCCATAAAAATAACAAAAACCCAAAGACTTTTCATAGACATAGGGTACCCTATGTATTTGAAATGTATAAAAAAATTTGCACAAGATCAGCCCATTTTTCCAATCAAAAGCGAGTTTCGAAAGAAGTCTATTCAATTTAGCTCGGATTCCAGATTAAGAGGAATGAGAGTCATTTTACCTATGAAATGTGTAATAGATTATTTTATAAATTCTTGCAACTAAGATAAAAATTGAAGGAGTTTTGTTAGTTCGTAAAAATTAATTTCCAAACTTTAAATAAGGCTTTCAAGCGTTTTTCAATAGTTATTTCAGGGTTTCGATAAAGGGCAAGAATTCGATATTTTGATGCCTTAGGCTGGTCTGAAACGGGGAATAAATTAGATCTTAGGGTTAAGAAACAGGGGAGAAAACCGATTTCTTTTGAGTCTTTACAAATATCATAGATTAAAGACCAGCTAGGAAGCCTTGACTTTATGGGTAAGGGGGCATTATGGAACTCTTGCCATTTTTGTTGAAAACTTAAAACTTCCATTTGATCTTCAGGGATAAGGACGGGGTCATGTTTTGCATTTTTATTTGCTGAATAGAGTTGAAAGGAAGTGATGCCAAGCTCCTCTGCCGTAACACCTTCCCAGAGGGCATTATCTAAGCAAATCGCAACATCTGACTCACCCTGAAGAAGAGATCTATAGGCATGGTCCGGGCGCATTAATTTTAGTTCGATCTTATCTAAAACAATTGCTGAAGGGATTAAAACTCTTGCAAGTGCTTGTGTGGTTGCTACTCGTATAGGGGCTTTTTCTTTTTTTGCCACTATTTCCTTAAGATTTTTTAGCCAGGATTCAGCTTTCGGAAGAAGAAGCTCACCTTCTTTTGTAAGCTTGAATTGTCTTTTTTCATGCTTGCAAAGAAGCCTTCCGAAGGCAAATTCAACCCTTTGAATCACAGCGCTTGCAGCACTTTGGCTTAAGTAATGGAGTTTCGCAGCTTTCCCTAAACTCTTTAAACGAGCCGCCGTGATAAAAAGCTCTAGATCTGCGATTCTTAAGTTTTTAAGAGAGTTGGTTTCTTGATCTAACTTTTTCATATATCATTTTTATCGATATTAAAATTCAATTATATCGACAATACAAATAAAAACAAAGGAAATATAATCAGCGGTCAACCTATATAGGAGATCCTTTTTTATGAATTCCTTCGTATCGATTCTTCAATGGCTTTGCCGTTTTAATTTCGGAAATTTTGAAAAAGAAGAATTTAAAAAATTTCTAAGGCTGGGGCTGATTTTTGGTCTTATTATAGGAGTCTATTGGACTTTAAGACCTTTAAAAGACGCTATCTTTATTCAGTTGGTAGATAAGATGCAACTGCCCTTCGCAAAAACTTTTTCAGTTCTCGCATTAATACCGCTTGTTATGGTTTACACAAGGTTAATCGATAAGTTTTCAAAAGAAAGAATGCTGATCCTTTTGCCTTCATTTTATGGAGTGATGATCTTTGGATTCAGCCTCCTTATGTTATGGCTTCAAATGCCTAAAGAACAATTCTTAAGCCTGTCTTTAACTTTTAAAGTTTTTGCGAGAATAACAGGCTATTTCTGGTATTTATTTGTTGAAAGTTTCGGATCCCTCGTCGTGGCTTTATTTTGGGCCTTTTCAACCAACATCACAAACCCTAATGCAGCTAAGAAGGGATTTCCCTTAATTGTAGCTTTAGGTCAGTTGGGAGGGGTAATTTTGCCATATAATATAGGTGGGCTCCCTCATCGATTGCAGCTATCGACAGATGCTTTATCTCTATTTATTCTATCCCTTCTTGTTTTCGCTTTGATTCCGCTTGTTCGTCATTTTTTCAAAGCCACTCCAAAAGAACTCTTTGATTCCTTCGGCTTGGAAAAAAAAGAAAATGACCAAAAAGAAAAGTCTGAACCCGGGTTTTTAGAAGGGCTTAAATTGGTTGCCAAGCATCGTTACCTGCTAGGGTTATTTTTTGTAAATTTTATCTATGAATTTATTGTGACCTTATTTGACTTTAACTTCAAAATTGCCGCTGCAAGCACGTTTACGGGGGTGGCCCTTAGCAATTACTTAAGCCTCTACGGATCGTCTGTGAACTTGATATCTTTATTATGTTTACTTTTTGGCATTAGCAATATCACAAGATTTTTAGGCGTTGGAGCAGCGCTTTGCTTGATGCCGATGATTGTAGGATTTGCATTGTTCGGTTTTTTGACAATTGACAGCTTGAATTTTCTTTTCATGCTCATGGTTGGTTCCAAAGCTATCAATTACGCCTTAAATGGCCCGGCTTTGAAACAATTATATATTCCAACCACCTCTCAAGTCCGTTTCCAAGCGGGGGCTTGGATTGAGACTTTTGGTTCCAGGGCTTCTAAGGAAGCAGGCTCTTTATTCAATATTCTTTTGACCCCCCTTCAGGCCAATTTTGGACAAGTTCTTGGCAAATCGTATTATTTAATGCTCTCAGGGTATCTTGGATTTCCTCTTTTATTGCTCTGGGCTTTTTTAGCTTTATTTTTGGGCCGTTCTTTTAAAAATGCGGTTCAAAGCAAGCAAATCATTTGCTAAATTAGAACCTCGAGCGGTTGGAATGCCCCTCGGGGTTCTTAGAATTTTTCTTTACAGCAAAGATTGAAATTGATAACTTCAATAGCACTTTATATTTAAAAACGTCCGTTCAATTTTTTTCTTTACCTTCATAAGGTCCTTTTATGGCCTTATATTTCGATTTTTACCAGATTTTAGAGTTTTTATGAGCATCATTTCGGTTAAAGACCTTTATAAGGAATTTCATGTCCCCGTTAGAAAAAAAGGATTTTTAGGGTCTTTACGCTCTCTTTTTTCTCGTCAATCTCTAACTCGTGTAGCTATCAACCACGTTTCATTTGATGTCCATGAAGGGGAGCTTTTAGGGTATATTGGGCCGAATGGAGCGGGAAAAAGCACAACTGTTAAGCTGCTTTCAGGAATTTTACTTCCAACTTCCGGCGAGGTAAAAATTCTTGGAAAAACCCCATGGGTGAATAGAGTTGAAACAGCCAGGCAAATTGGCGTTGTATTTGGTCAAAGAACGCAGCTTTGGTGGGATTTACCTGTCATTGAATCCTTTGACCTTTTAAGAGATATCTATCGGGTTTCAGATCAAAATTACAAAAAAATTCTAGATACTTTAACTTCAACGCTTGAGCTTTCGAAAATTTTAAACGTACCGGTTCGCCAGCTAAGTTTAGGTCAGAGAATGCGCTGCGACCTTGCAGCATCTCTTCTTCATTCTCCAAAGATTCTTTTCCTGGATGAGCCTACAATAGGTCTTGATGCGGTAAGTAAGCTTGCCGTTCGAGATTTCATAAAACATCTTAATAAAGAGCATAAAGTTACTGTTCTTTTGACAACGCATGACATGGATGACATAGAGTCTTTATGCAAGCGTGTCTTGATTTTAAATGAAGGCCAAATTTTTCTTGATGGCCCTCTTTCGACCTTAAGAAAAAAAATGCTTCCCGAGCGCCATTTAATTGTAGATATGGATAAGGAAATCGAGGGGATTGAAATTGAGGGCGCAGAAGTATTTAAAAGGGAAGGGCATAGACTCTACATCCGGTTTAATCCGGATGTTATTTCAACCCCTAAGCTCATTTCTGAAATTACTGGAAAGCATGCTATCCATGACCTTTATGTTGAAAACCCGCCAATTGAGGAGATCATAGCAAAATTTTACCGGGATGCTAATCTATGAGTCCCTATATTGCCCTCTTTAATGCCAGGCTCTTAACTTTAATTCAGTATAGAGTAGCCGCCTTTGCAGGTTTTCTAACCCAAATTTTTTGGGGTTTAATCAAGACAATGATTCTGACTGCTTTTTTTTTGGAAGCCAAAGGCCCTGAACCGATTACGCTAATGCAAGGGATTACATTCATTTGGCTTGGCCAGGGTTTTTTGCAATTACTTCCCTGGAATATAGATAAGGAAATAGAATCGGATATTCGAAGCGGCAATGTGGCTTATGAGCTTGTAAGACCTTTGGATTTATACAGCCTATGGTTTGCAAGAGCTTTAGCTATGAGAGTTGTTCTAACTTTAATGAGAAGCCCTTTTCTTTTATTGATAGCTTTTCTATTCTTTGGTTTGCCGCTGCCAGATTCTTTCTTGTCAGGTCTTGCATTTCTTGGATCGCTTTGCCTTGCAGCGCTTCTCTCTTCAGCGATTACAACGCTTGTTCATATCACTTTATTTTGGACCCTTTCCGGAGAGGGTATTTTAAGGCTTCTGCCTCACTTTACCATTGTTTTAAGCGGGCTTGTCGTTCCATTGCCTTTATTTCCTGAGTGGATGAAACCGGTTATCAATAGTCAGCCCTTTAGAGGCATTATTGATATTCCCTCGCGTATCTATACCGGAGTCATTCCTGCAAGTGAAGTGCTTTTTTATTACGCTTTCCAAGCCTTTTGGATTCTATCTCTTGTTCTTCTTGGAAAGTTTTTAATCGGACGCGCTTTAAAGAAAGTCGTCATACAAGGCGGTTGAACAGTGTTTTTAGAAAAGACCCGATTATATTTCAAGCTTGTTTCAATTTCATTTAGGTCTCAAATGCAGCATAAAGCTTCTTTTTTTATGCTAGCCATAGCCCATTTTCTTTCCACGTTCGTTGAAATATTCGGCATATGGGTTCTCTTTGATAGGTTTAAGAGTCTGGGAGGCTGGACTTTGGCTGAAATGTCTCTAATATATGGGGTCATGCATATGGGTTTTGCAACGGCTGAAGCTTTTGCAAGAGGTTTTGACACTTTCAGCACTCTTGTAAAAAAAGGGGATTTTGATCGAATTTTACTAAGACCTCTTGGAACCCTCTTTCAGATAGCTACAAGGGATGTCCAAATGATGCGGATCGGAAGGTTTTTACAAGGGTTGGCTGTTCTTTCGTGGGGATTTTGGCAGCTAGATCTGTCTTTCTTTTCGTCTGCTTCACTTGTTGTTTTATTTGCCACAATTGGAACGACAGCTCTTTTCTACGGGCTATTTGTCATTCAAGCGACTTTGTCATTTTGGACAACTGAAACTCTTGAACTCATGAATATCACGACCTATGGCGGCATGGAAACCGGGCAATATCCGATAAATATTTACAACACCCCGTTCCGCCTTTTTTTTACTTTTATTATACCTTTGGCGGCCGTCGGCTATTACCCCATCTTGGCGGCTCTTAGACTAGAGGGGATTTACTTTTGGTTTGGCGCTATGGCTCCAATTGCCGGTATCGCATTCCTTTTATTTGCCATAAAACTTTGGGATTTTGGTGTAACACGCTATCGATCGACAGGAAACTAGAACCTTACAATTTGCTTGAAATCCTAATCTATGCTATGAAAAATTTTTTATAAAAAATGATTCATCCCCAAGATTAATAATGAGCGACAAAAATCAAAAAACAAGAATTTGCATAGCTGGCGCCGATCATGACAGAGAAGTTCCGGAAATCGACCTTTTAAGCCCCTTAAAGATACGAGGAGTGACTTTTAGAAATCGCATCGGGATGTCCCCTATGTGTCAATATAGCGCAAAAGATGGCTATGCAAGTGATTGGCATCTTGTAAATGTGGGCTCAAGGGCTGTTGGCGGGGACGCTCTTTCTATGGTTGAAGCGACTGCCGTCACAAAAATAGGGCGTATTTCTCCCGGGGATCTTGGGATTTGGGAAGACGGCCACATTGAGATGCTCTCCCGAATTGCTGCATTCATAGAAAGTCAGGGGGCGGTTCCAGGCATTCAGCTTGCCCACGCGGGGCGAAAAGCGAGTGTCGAAGTTCCATGGAAAGGCGGTCAAAGATTAGGCCTGAAAGAAGGCGGTTGGGATACTATTGCCCCAAGTGCCATACCTTTTAATGAAGGGGATCCACTCCCTAAGGCGCTTGATGAAAAAGAAATCTTAGGACTCATACATGATTTTAAGGAAGGCTGTAAAAGAGCTTTAAAAGCAGGTTTTAAAGTGATTGAAATTCACGCCGCCCATGGGTATTTGCTTCATGAGTTTCTCTCGCCTTTAAGCAATAAAAGAGCCGATGCTTATGGCGGAAGTTTAGAAAACAGGATGCGGCTTCTTTTACAGATAGCACAAGAGTTTAGGCGTCTAATTGGAGATGAGCTCTGTCTTTTTGTGCGTATTTCTGCGACTGACTGGGTTGAAAAAGGATGGGACGTTGAAGAGGCCATTATTTTAGCTAAACATTTAAAGGCAATAGGGGTGGACCTTATAGATGTCTCCACAGGCGGCATGGTTCCAAAAGCGTCAATTCCAGTCGCAAAAGGCTACCAAGTTCCTTTTGCCAAGCAAATTCGAGAAAATGCCGGAATTAAAACGGCGGCCGTCGGCCTTATTACAGACCCTTTGCAGGCCAATGAAATTATAACGGGGGGGGATGCCGACTTTGTGTTTTTAGGCCGTGAGTTTTTAAGAGAGCCCTATTGGGCCTTAAAAGCAGAACTAGAGTTAGGGGCGCAATCTAATTGGCCCCTTCAATATGGCTATGCGGTCAAGAGACGTTAAGGCTGCACCAATTTTCTAGCAGACCAATTGTCCTTTTCATCAAGTTGAAAATGTACCGGTACACAGTTATCAATTTTCCAGTCATGTTTGACTTTCATAAGGGAGCAAATGGCAAAGTGAATCCCGCCATGAGCTACAATGAGGACAGGACCTTCCTCCGAAAGAGCTAGATTTACAGCATGTCTTGCTCTTTCGACAAACTGCATCACGGCAGTTGAAAAATTAAGATTGGCCATTGTTTTCCAAACTTCGGGATGGCACTCTGCCAAGCCTTCTATTTCTACTTGAGGAGAAGCTAAGTTGACACTGATAAGGTCCTTAGTTTCCCGAGCCCTAGTTAGAGGACTAAAGCAAATTGTTTTTATTGGAAGCTTTCTAACTATTGGCTCTATGGCAAGAGCTTGGCTTTTTCCCGTTTCATTCAAGCAAATTTCAGAAGAATCAGAATAGACCCCTTTTAAGTTGTAATCGGTTTGTCCATGTCTTACGAAATAAAATTCTTTTTTTGTGATCATTTTTGTAATTCCTTATAAAACTCTATTGCTTCAATGGCGCCGAGCATTAGAGGAAGCGTTGAGATTTCTTCCAACGACAGCCATCGATAAGCTTGGTGTTCTTTTGAGAGATGAATTTCAGGCAATTCTGCAAGAGTTACCTCGAAGAGGTGATAAATGTAATCGCACTTAGGTTTTCTCATAAATAAAAGATCTAAAGATCTTATAGAGTCTTTTGAATCGATTCGAATGCCGGTTTCTTCAAAGAGTTCCCGTTCCATCCCATCTTCCGGCAATTCACCGTTTTCAAGTTTACCGGCGGGGACGCCATAGTGAAAAGCTTCCTCTTTTTCTTGGGAAAGCTGTAAAATTAAAATTTTATCTTCGTGTTTTACGTAAGCTGCTGTCACATAAACATGAGTTTTAAAGTCAGAAGGCTTTTTTCTAAAAACTTGAATCATAAGGAACTAAAGTTAATTTTTTTAAAAATTTTATATTAAATCATTCCTTTAATTCAACAACTTTAATCGATGATAGCGGTCATCTCTTTTGTTTTTCAGAGGGCAATTATTTTTGATCCGTGTAATGTTTTCCGATTTCCGGGGAATTAAGTAGAAAAAATGGCATTCGTCATTGATAAGTTACCAAAAGCGTTACTTTCTTTTATAAGCAATTGCTATTTTATGTTTGCCTAGAGGAAATTAGTTATCATTCTTTTATAAATCCCTTTAAAAGCATAAGCTCCGCATTTAAAATGGCAGAGCCGGCAGCTCCCCTAATAGTGTTGTGTGAAAGCAATACAAATTTCCAATCTAATAGAGGGCATTTCTGCAAGCGTCCAAGGGAGACCGTCATCCCATTATTTAGGTGCCTATGAAGTTTAGGTTGGGGATGCGCCCTATCCTCAAGGTAAATTAAGGTTTCTTTAGGCAGAGAAGGGAGGGAGAGGTTATTTTGAAATGAAACCCCAAAGCGTTTCCAGGCATCGATGATGTCTTTCGCCTCGCTTGTTTTTTTTTGTAAACTTAATGAAACGCAAGCCATATGCCCATCCATGACAGCTACCCTATTGCATTGAGCGCTAATCTGCATGGGATAGGGTTTAATAGCAGCCCCCTTTAATTCTCCTAAAATTTTGAGAGGTTCTTGTTCGATTTTTTCTTCTTCACCCGAAATAAAGGGAATCACATTATCTAAGATGTCAAAGCTTGAAACCCCGGGATAGCCGGCCCCGGAAACGGCTTGGAGGGTTACGACATGGACTTTATCAATCCCGAATTCTTGTGCAAGCGGTTTTAGTGCGGTTGTTAACCCAATGACTGAGCAGTTAGGGTTGGTTACGATACGCCCTTTATGGCTTTGATGATTCAACAAGTTAAGATGATCGCTATTGACCTCAGGAATGATTAAAGGGACATCCTCATCCATCCTGTGATTTTTAGAATTTGAGATTACAGTGAAGGAAGCTTTCGCAAAATTGGTTTCAATATCTCCTGCCACACTAGAATCAAGGCCTGAAAAGACAACTTTCGGAAAATGTTCGGGTGTGCAAGGATGCAATTTAAACTGAGCTATTTTAGTTTCCAGGGGAGCTGCCATTCTCCATGTCATGGCTTCTCCATAAAATTTTCCGGTTGATTTTTCTGATGCGCCAAGCGCTTTTATTTCAAATAAGGGATGGTTGCTTAAAAGTTCGACAAATTTTTGCCCAACAACCCCTGTTGCCCCAAGAATTCCGACAGGAATTTTTTTTGATAAATGAAACATAGAAAACCTCTTAAAAATTGGAAAGAAGCTTACCAACAAAAAAATTGGATAGCTAGAGGAGATTTTTATTAATTTAAAAAATAGTTCAAGCTGTTTTATAATATCTTCCGACTTAAAAAATCCAAAACCTAAGGTTCTAAGATGTCTGACAAGCCCTTATTGGAATTTCAAATGCAGAAATTGATACGTGATAAGATCCCGGATCTTTTTAGCAGTGATGAAGTCTTATTCAAAACAGAAATTTTAGATGAAGCTTGTTATCGCAAAGAGTTAAAAGAGAAACTTAAGGAAGAAACTTTTGAAATTCTGAATACTTCAACCAAAGAGGAACTGAAAGAAGAACTTGCAGACCTTTTAGAAGTCATCGAGTCTATTATTAAGGCGGAAGGGCTTTCTTGGGAGGAGGTAAAGCAAATACAAAAAAAAAAACGTGAATCAAAAGGCGGGTTTGATTCAAGGCTTTTAGCTCATTGCGTACAAATTAAAGAAGGAAATAAAGAAGCTTCCTATTTTAAAAAGAGGGATCTTTCTATGGAGCACGATTGTTTATTCTGCAAGTTTCTCCGGGATGATTCAAAAATAGAAGTGGTCGGGCGTTTCAAGCACTGTTTTGTTATGAAAGACAGATACCCGGTGGCGAAAGGACACATTTTAATAATACCCTATGTGCACTATGAGAATTGGTTTGAAGCAAAACCCGAAGTACAGCATGAAATCATTGAAATACTAAATGTTATGAAAAAAAAATGGGATAAAGTATACGCGCCTGACGGATATAATATAGGCGCGAATGCGGGAAGAGCTGCCGGACAAACGGTCATGCATCTTCACGTTCATCTAATTCCACGCTATAAAGGAGACATGGAAGACCCAAGAGGAGGCGTAAGAGGTGTCATCCCTGAAAAGCAAAAATACGGATAAACTCTTATCTTTTTTTCTTCGCTTCAATAATTGAAAATTCGGTCGCTGTCGGGTAAATATCCACGATCTGGAATCCAGCTTTTTCAAGCATTTCTTTAAACGCCTCTCCTGTTCTTTCTTTACCGCCTGTAATCATCATCATTTGCATGTCCATACAATTGGCGTACCTCGACCGGTCTTTAGGAAGTAAAATAGTTTCTATAATTAGGAGCCGGCTCTTTTCAGTCATCGCCTCATAGCACTTAGCCAGTATTTTTTCTGATTTTTCCTCTTCCCAATCATGTAGAACAGATTTTAATAAATAGGCGTCTCCACCTTCCGGAATCGATTCAAAGAAATTACCCGCTACAAGCTCGCATCTTGGACTTTCTAGAAGAGGGGATCTTATTTTTAAAATCTCAATCACTTCAGGAAGCTCAAAAATCATTCCCTTTAAGTTCGGGTTATCGTTGAGTAAGGCAATCATAAATTGTCCATAGCCGCCGCCAATGTCATAAATAGTATGAAATTTTTTAAAGTCGTAGGAGGCGATAGAAGATTGGATGACAGCTTGCGATTTTTGTTTCATCGCGTCTTGAAAAAGCGCAGCTCGTAAAGGGTTTTCTTTAAAATAAGTGAACACGGGTTTTTGATGGGTTATTTCAAAAGCCGGAGTATTCAGTTTTAAAGAAGGCACGATCGCATCCCAGGCTTCATGGATTTCTTCTCCAAAAAATAGGGAGAGGGAGTAAAGGGACTCGGGATGCTTTTTTGCAAGAAGAAGACTTAAATCAGAATTTATAAAAAGGCCTTCGTTTTCTTCAGCAAAAAGTCCAAAACCGACTAACATTTTAAGAAGTCTTTTTAAGGAAAGCTCATCTGTTTCTGTTAGCAAAGAAAGTTCTTTGACTGTTTTTGGACCGTCCAGCAAATGATCTGCGATTCCAAGCTCTGTGGCAGCGTAGACCCCCCTTGTGACCCATTCTCCTGAAAGCAGCATCAATAACTTTTCTCTTGCAGCTTCATCTTTCTCCATAGAGGTCAGGGGCAAAGGCGTCACTAAAACACTCAAAACAAGAAAATATTTAAAAAATAATTTCATAAGGTCTTCCTAAACTTGAATTTTCTAAGGATATTAGAGAAAGGTTTTAATTCTAAAAAGAAAAATTTATTTGATAAAGGCTTCTTGTTGAGTAAGTTGACTTGTTAGGATTTATTATATATAATTAACAAACCTTAAAAAATAATGTTTTTTAATTATGATAATTTGTGCATTTGTTTTCATAGTTGCTGTTTTTATGATCATCTATGAAACAAAGATTCCGGGAAGAAATTGGCCCATAGTAAGACATTGGTGGCAGAGAGCTTGTCTGCTTAATGGATTTCAAGTAGGGGTTGTTTATTTAGCCGGCCTTACATGGGATCGATTTTTTTTAAAGTGGCATCATGGTTTTCTCTCTCATTTGAGTCCTTTTTTTGGCGGGATGTTAGGCTACCTTGTCATCACTTTTATCTTTTATTGGTGGCACAGGTGGCGCCATAAAAGCGATTTTCTATGGCGATTTTTCCATCAGCTTCACCATAGCCCGAGCCGGCTTGAAATTGCGACTGCCTTTTACAAACACCCTTTTGAGCTACTTGCCGATAGTTTTATTTGCAGTTTGATCCTTTACCCCATGCTTGGGCTCAGCCGGGAGGCTGCGGCAAATGCTGTTTTATTATCGGGACTTGCAGAGCTTTTTTATCACTGGAATATTAAGACTCCTTATTGGCTCGGGTTTATCTTTCAAAGACCGGAAAGCCATTGCATTCATCATCAAGACGGCGTTCATTCTTACAACTACTCTGATTTGCCCTTGTGGGACATGCTCTTTGGAACTTTTAAAAATCCAAAGAGTTGGGATGGAAAATGCGGGCTTGGAGAAGAACAAGAAAATCGCTTTATGGATATGCTTAAAGGAATCGATGTTTCTAAAGAATAAATTAATAGCCCCAAAAAGTAGAAAAGGGGTCGCCCTTTTCCTGATGGCCTTAAGCCTTTTGCAAATGTCAGGGGATATTTTTAACATTCCTGTCTTAAAAGCCATTGGGGCTTCTTTTGGGGCATCTCCGGCTCCTAAAGTTTTTTCTTCTATAGATAGCCTTGAAACTTTTTCTTCAGAATTTTACTTGACCTGGCAAGATAAACAAGGCCTTTGGCAAAAGCAAAAGCTAACCCCTGAGCTTGCCAAAAAATTTAAGGGACCTTATAACAGACGCAATGTCTATGGCGCTATTTTATCTTACGGTCCGGTGTTTTCTAAAAATGCCATTCTTACTCCCGCCTACGAAGCCATCTTGTCATATGCTGTCAGCGAGAAAGGTTCTTTTTTTAAAG from Criblamydia sequanensis CRIB-18 includes these protein-coding regions:
- a CDS encoding methyltransferase, with product MKLFFKYFLVLSVLVTPLPLTSMEKDEAAREKLLMLLSGEWVTRGVYAATELGIADHLLDGPKTVKELSLLTETDELSLKRLLKMLVGFGLFAEENEGLFINSDLSLLLAKKHPESLYSLSLFFGEEIHEAWDAIVPSLKLNTPAFEITHQKPVFTYFKENPLRAALFQDAMKQKSQAVIQSSIASYDFKKFHTIYDIGGGYGQFMIALLNDNPNLKGMIFELPEVIEILKIRSPLLESPRCELVAGNFFESIPEGGDAYLLKSVLHDWEEEKSEKILAKCYEAMTEKSRLLIIETILLPKDRSRYANCMDMQMMMITGGKERTGEAFKEMLEKAGFQIVDIYPTATEFSIIEAKKKR
- a CDS encoding sterol desaturase family protein is translated as MIIYETKIPGRNWPIVRHWWQRACLLNGFQVGVVYLAGLTWDRFFLKWHHGFLSHLSPFFGGMLGYLVITFIFYWWHRWRHKSDFLWRFFHQLHHSPSRLEIATAFYKHPFELLADSFICSLILYPMLGLSREAAANAVLLSGLAELFYHWNIKTPYWLGFIFQRPESHCIHHQDGVHSYNYSDLPLWDMLFGTFKNPKSWDGKCGLGEEQENRFMDMLKGIDVSKE